One Solanum pennellii chromosome 9, SPENNV200 DNA segment encodes these proteins:
- the LOC107031306 gene encoding ATP-dependent zinc metalloprotease FTSH 10, mitochondrial-like produces MMLSRISRSISKASRSSIHKGVGYGVRSTVLDEVATGGACITRVDGGLGFVRTYLTLIGGGRRGLSKELDSVLASPRLRRFFCSEGPKRRNYENYYPKNKKEIPKANNNQKAESGKEEGSGEQGNPQENFIKLNYNLLAPLLFIGFILSSILMSPREQQEISFQEFKNKLLEAGLVDRIVVTNKSVAKVYVRSSAPGPDQIGDDAVQGPVAGRNDRRNTSLYKYYFNIGSVESFEEKLEEAQEALRIDPHNYVPVTYVDELNWFQEVMRFGPTVLLLAVLYFMGRRVQGGMGVGGPGGKGGRGIFNIGKAHFTKMDKNAKNKVFFKDVAGCDEAKQEIMEFVHFLKNPKKYELLGAKIPKGALLVGPPGTGKTLLAKATAGESGVPFLSISGSDFMEMFVGVGPARVRSLFQEARQCAPSIIFIDEIDAIGRARGRGGFSGGHDERESTLNQLLVEMDGFATTSGVVILAGTNRPDILDKALLRPGRFDRQITIDKPDIKGRDQIFRIYLSKLKLDHEASFYSQRLAALTPGFAGADIANVCNEAALIAARNESTIITMQHFESAIDRVIGGLEKKNKVISKLERRTVAYHESGHAVAGWFLEHAEPLLKVTIVPRGTAALGFAQYVPNENLLMTKEQLFDVTCMTLGGRAAEQVLIGKISTGAQNDLEKVTKMTYAQVAVYGFSDKVGLLSFPQRDDGFEMSKPYSSKTAAIIDTEVREWVSKAYDRTVQLIEKHKEHVAQIAELLLEKEVLHQEDLVRVLGERPFKSHEPTNYDIFKQGFEEENKETKVNPENKTVEDNGSPPVVPEVVPL; encoded by the exons atgatgCTTTCACGTATTAGCCGCTCCATATCTAAGGCTTCTCGTTCCAGCATTCACAAA GGTGTTGGATATGGAGTGAGGTCGACGGTGTTGGATGAAGTGGCAACCGGTGGCGCGTGCATTACACGCGTTGATGGTGGGTTAGGGTTTGTGAGAACGTATTTGACGTTGATTGGAGGTGGAAGGAGAGGCTTGAGTAAGGAGCTTGATTCGGTTTTGGCAAGCCCTAGGCTTAGAAGGTTTTTCTGTAGCGAAGGGCCAAAGAGAAGAA ACTATGAGAACTATTATccaaagaacaagaaagaaattcCCAAAgcaaataataatcaaaaagcCGAGTCAGGCAAAG AGGAAGGTTCAGGTGAGCAAGGAAATCCTCAGGAGAACTTCATTAAGCTAAACTACAATTTACTAGCACCCTTATTATTTATTGGGTTTATTCTGTCATCTATCCTTATGTCTCCTCGAGAGCAGCAGGAG ATTAGCTTCCAAGAGTTCAAAAACAAGCTACTTGAAGCTGGTCTTGTTGATAGGATTGTTGTTACTAACAAATCTGTAGCCAAAGTTTATGTGAGAAGCTCTGCACCTGGTCCTGATCAAATTGGTGACGACGCTGTTCAAGGTCCTGTAGCTGGTCGAAATGATAGAAGAAATACGAGCCTGTACAAATATTACTTTAACATTGGGAGTGTCGAGTCATTCGAGGAGAAGCTTGAAGAAGCACAGGAGGCATTAAGAATAGATCCTCATAATTATGTTCCAGTTACATATGTTGATGAACTGAATTGGTTCCAAGAAGTGATGAGGTTTGGTCCAACAGTGTTGCTTCTTGCTGTCCTTTATTTTATGGGACGTAGAGTGCAGGGTGGGATGGGTGTTGGAGGCCCTGGTGGAAAAGGTGGTCGTGGAATATTTAACATTGGCAAAGCGCATTTCACAAAGATGGATAAAAATGCCAAGAATAAG GTCTTCTTTAAAGATGTGGCTGGATGTGACGAGGCAAAGCAAGAAATCATGGAGTTCGTCCACTTCCTTAAAAACCCGAAGAAATATGAGCTGTTGGGAGCCAAAATTCCGAAGGGTGCTCTTCTAGTTGGTCCTCCTGGGACTGGGAAGACACTTCTGGCCAAAGCTACAGCAGGAGAGTCTGGTGTACCTTTTCTCTCTATTTCTGGATCAGATTTTATGGAGATGTTTGTTGGCGTTGGACCAGCCAGAGTTAGGAGCTTATTTCAGGAGGCAAGGCAGTGTGCACCTAGTATAATTTTCATTGATGAGATTGATGCCATTGGTCGAGCAAGAGGAAGAGGTGGCTTTTCAGGAGGACATGATGAACGTGAAAGCACTTTAAATCAACTGCTTGTTGAAATGGACGGTTTTGCCACCACATCTGGCGTGGTTATACTTGCTGGCACAAATAGACCTGATATATTAGACAAAGCCTTGTTAAGACCCGGTCGATTTGATCGTCAAATTACCATAGACAAACCAGACATAAAAGGCCGTGATCAGATATTCAGGATTTATTTGAGCAAGTTGAAACTTGACCACGAGGCATCCTTTTATTCACAGAGGCTTGCTGCTCTAACACCAGGATTTGCTGGAGCAGACATTGCAAATGTTTGTAATGAAGCTGCTTTAATTGCAGCAAGGAATGAGAGCACAATAATTACAATGCAACATTTTGAGTCAGCCATAGATAGGGTAATTGGTGGTCTTGAGAAGAAGAATAAG GTCATAAGCAAGCTAGAGAGGCGGACAGTTGCCTACCATGAATCTGGTCATGCTGTTGCTGGATGGTTTTTGGAACATGCAGAACCATTACTAAAAGTGACAATTGTTCCTCGGGGTACAGCAGCCTTGGGATTTGCTCAGTATGTTCCTAATGAAAATCTTCTAATGACTAAGGAACAGCTGTTTGATGTGACATGCATGACTCTTGGAGGTCGAGCTGCTGAGCAG GTTTTGATTGGGAAGATCTCGACTGGTGCCCAAAATGATTTGGAGAAAGTCACCAAAATGACATATGCCCAAGTAGCAGTTTATGGTTTCAGTGACAAGGTTggtcttctttcttttccacAAAGAGACGATGGATTTGAGATGTCAAAGCCTTACAGTAGCAAGACAGCAGCAATTATCGATACTGAAGTAAGAGAATGGGTGTCCAAGGCATATGACCGCACTGTGCAACTTATAGAGAAGCATAAAGAACATGTAGCACAGATTGCAGAGCTACTACTTGAGAAAGAGGTTCTTCATCAAGAAGATTTGGTTCGAGTATTGGGTGAACGCCCATTCAAGAGCCACGAGCCCACAAACTATGATATATTCAAGCAAGGATTCGAAGAAGAGAACAAAGAAACCAAAGTTAACCCCGAAAATAAGACTGTAGAAGATAACGGATCACCACCGGTCGTACCTGAGGTTGTTCCATTGTAG
- the LOC107029766 gene encoding probable WRKY transcription factor 49, producing the protein MLMEKYSWSYEDELIKELLDDESPFFFAPQHDSTTSSSDNYCSLDVTKSSISSFSSWPNNIHDDIESGLSMTSNGVLQSHDARNLGLGRGLDMMMNKHEAKYTLRIQTCGNAMADDGYKWRKYGQKSIKNSPYPRSYYKCTNPRCGAKKQVERSSDEPNTFIITYEGLHLHFAYPIITLDPPQSLNQPNKKPKVTDSKAHNYESENTSEVDESPILVNPCPIVDLEQGLGFSEMGSQGLGLDRMGSQGLLEDMVPLMVRNPSINKPTNSYSSSCSYSSPPTSPSFSWSNN; encoded by the exons ATGTTAATGGAGAAATATTCATGGTCTTATGAAGATGAGTTGATAAAAGAACTTCTTGATGATGAATCACCATTCTTTTTTGCACCTCAACATGACTCAACAACTTCTTCAAGTGATAATTATTGTTCACTTGATGTAACAAAGAgttctatttcttcattttcttcatgGCCTAACAATATTCATGATGATATAGAGAGTGGTTTGTCTATGACAAGTAATGGAGTACTTCAATCTCATGATGCtag GAATTTAGGGTTGGGAAGAGGGTTAGACATGATGATGAATAAGCATGAGGCTAAATATACATTGAGAATACAAACTTGTGGTAATGCAATGGCTGATGATGGTTATAAGTGGAGAAAATATGGCCAAAAATCCATTAAGAATAGCCCATATCCAAG GAGCTACTACAAATGCACTAATCCAAGATGTGGAGCCAAAAAACAAGTTGAGAGGTCCAGTGATGAGCCCAACACTTTCATAATTACTTATGAAGGCCTTCATCTACATTTTGCTTACCCAATTATCACTCTTGATCCACCTCAATCTCTTAACCAGCCCAACAAAAAGCCCAAAGTAACAGATTCAAAAGCCCATAACTATGAATCTGAAAACACAAGTGAAGTTGATGAAAGCCCAATACTGGTCAATCCATGCCCAATTGTTGACCTTGAACAAGGATTGGGCTTTAGTGAAATGGGCTCACAAGGATTGGGCCTTGATAGAATGGGCTCACAAGGGTTACTTGAAGATATGGTGCCATTAATGGTTAGAAACCCATCTATTAATAAGCCCACAAACTCATATTCTTCATCTTGCTCTTATTCATCTccaccaacttctccttcattTTCTTGGTCAaataattag
- the LOC107029158 gene encoding beta carbonic anhydrase 5, chloroplastic isoform X3 produces MTLTKEVVDEKEMSAVTEHESNEFTTLKHRFLNFKKDKYLKNLEHYQSLADEQSPKFLVISCADSRVCPSNILGFQPGEAFVVRNIANLVPPYETDPSEVKAALEFSVNTLKVENILVIGHSRCGGIRALMSMDDETNSSFIRSWVINGKAAKTSTKAVASNLSFDHQCKHCEKESINCSLMNLLTYPWIKEKVNKGELLIHGGYYDFVDCSFEKWTLENNSQVDDQVSIKNREFWS; encoded by the exons ATGACCCTGACCAAGGAAGTGGTGGATGAAAAAGAGATGAGTGCTGTCACTGAACATGAATCGAATGAATTCACTACGTTGAAACatagatttttaaatttcaagaagGACAAATATTT GAAAAATTTGGAGCATTATCAGAGTCTTGCAGACGAACAATCACCAAAG TTTTTGGTAATCTCTTGTGCAGACTCTCGGGTGTGTCCCTCAAACATACTGGGATTTCAACCAGGAGAAGCCTTTGTAGTCCGCAACATCGCAAATTTGGTGCCTCCTTATGAG ACTGATCCTTCAGAAGTAAAGGCAGCTCTTGAGTTTTCCGTTAATACTCTCAAA GTCGAAAACATATTAGTCATTGGTCATAGTCGCTGTGGAGGCATTCGTGCTTTAATGAGTATGGATGATGAAACAAATTCAAG CTTCATTCGGAGTTGGGTAATTAATGGAAAAGCTGCCAAGACAAGCACAAAAGCTGTTGCTTCCAACCTCAGCTTTGACCATCAATGCAAGCACTGCGAGAAG GAATCGATCAACTGCTCATTGATGAATTTGCTTACATACCCATGGATTAAGGAGAAGGTGAATAAAGGGGAGCTCTTAATTCACGGTGGCTACTATGACTTTGTTGACTGTAGTTTCGAGAAGTGGACTCTCGAGAACAACTCTCAAGTGGATGATCAAGTCTCCATCAAGAACCGGGAATTCTGGAGCTGA
- the LOC107029158 gene encoding beta carbonic anhydrase 5, chloroplastic isoform X2 — protein MILRTQVRFLEVDKPHLRFLNLPSCNSTPKLKAWKGPMTLTKEVVDEKEMSAVTEHESNEFTTLKHRFLNFKKDKYLKNLEHYQSLADEQSPKFLVISCADSRVCPSNILGFQPGEAFVVRNIANLVPPYETDPSEVKAALEFSVNTLKVENILVIGHSRCGGIRALMSMDDETNSSFIRSWVINGKAAKTSTKAVASNLSFDHQCKHCEKESINCSLMNLLTYPWIKEKVNKGELLIHGGYYDFVDCSFEKWTLENNSQVDDQVSIKNREFWS, from the exons ATG ATCTTGAGGACCCAAGTGCGATTCTTGGAAGTTGATAAACCccatttgagatttttgaatttGCCTAG TTGTAATTCAACTCCAAAATTGAAAGCCTGGAAGGGACCAATGACCCTGACCAAGGAAGTGGTGGATGAAAAAGAGATGAGTGCTGTCACTGAACATGAATCGAATGAATTCACTACGTTGAAACatagatttttaaatttcaagaagGACAAATATTT GAAAAATTTGGAGCATTATCAGAGTCTTGCAGACGAACAATCACCAAAG TTTTTGGTAATCTCTTGTGCAGACTCTCGGGTGTGTCCCTCAAACATACTGGGATTTCAACCAGGAGAAGCCTTTGTAGTCCGCAACATCGCAAATTTGGTGCCTCCTTATGAG ACTGATCCTTCAGAAGTAAAGGCAGCTCTTGAGTTTTCCGTTAATACTCTCAAA GTCGAAAACATATTAGTCATTGGTCATAGTCGCTGTGGAGGCATTCGTGCTTTAATGAGTATGGATGATGAAACAAATTCAAG CTTCATTCGGAGTTGGGTAATTAATGGAAAAGCTGCCAAGACAAGCACAAAAGCTGTTGCTTCCAACCTCAGCTTTGACCATCAATGCAAGCACTGCGAGAAG GAATCGATCAACTGCTCATTGATGAATTTGCTTACATACCCATGGATTAAGGAGAAGGTGAATAAAGGGGAGCTCTTAATTCACGGTGGCTACTATGACTTTGTTGACTGTAGTTTCGAGAAGTGGACTCTCGAGAACAACTCTCAAGTGGATGATCAAGTCTCCATCAAGAACCGGGAATTCTGGAGCTGA
- the LOC107029158 gene encoding beta carbonic anhydrase 5, chloroplastic isoform X1 produces the protein MATRPLIQSSSVDLHKSSATTRILRTQVRFLEVDKPHLRFLNLPSCNSTPKLKAWKGPMTLTKEVVDEKEMSAVTEHESNEFTTLKHRFLNFKKDKYLKNLEHYQSLADEQSPKFLVISCADSRVCPSNILGFQPGEAFVVRNIANLVPPYETDPSEVKAALEFSVNTLKVENILVIGHSRCGGIRALMSMDDETNSSFIRSWVINGKAAKTSTKAVASNLSFDHQCKHCEKESINCSLMNLLTYPWIKEKVNKGELLIHGGYYDFVDCSFEKWTLENNSQVDDQVSIKNREFWS, from the exons ATGGCTACTAGGCCTCTAATTCAATCATCTTCTGTAGATCTTCATAAGAGTTCAGCTACAACAAGG ATCTTGAGGACCCAAGTGCGATTCTTGGAAGTTGATAAACCccatttgagatttttgaatttGCCTAG TTGTAATTCAACTCCAAAATTGAAAGCCTGGAAGGGACCAATGACCCTGACCAAGGAAGTGGTGGATGAAAAAGAGATGAGTGCTGTCACTGAACATGAATCGAATGAATTCACTACGTTGAAACatagatttttaaatttcaagaagGACAAATATTT GAAAAATTTGGAGCATTATCAGAGTCTTGCAGACGAACAATCACCAAAG TTTTTGGTAATCTCTTGTGCAGACTCTCGGGTGTGTCCCTCAAACATACTGGGATTTCAACCAGGAGAAGCCTTTGTAGTCCGCAACATCGCAAATTTGGTGCCTCCTTATGAG ACTGATCCTTCAGAAGTAAAGGCAGCTCTTGAGTTTTCCGTTAATACTCTCAAA GTCGAAAACATATTAGTCATTGGTCATAGTCGCTGTGGAGGCATTCGTGCTTTAATGAGTATGGATGATGAAACAAATTCAAG CTTCATTCGGAGTTGGGTAATTAATGGAAAAGCTGCCAAGACAAGCACAAAAGCTGTTGCTTCCAACCTCAGCTTTGACCATCAATGCAAGCACTGCGAGAAG GAATCGATCAACTGCTCATTGATGAATTTGCTTACATACCCATGGATTAAGGAGAAGGTGAATAAAGGGGAGCTCTTAATTCACGGTGGCTACTATGACTTTGTTGACTGTAGTTTCGAGAAGTGGACTCTCGAGAACAACTCTCAAGTGGATGATCAAGTCTCCATCAAGAACCGGGAATTCTGGAGCTGA